Genomic segment of Polycladomyces abyssicola:
AAAGTGGTGGATATCATGTCCGGCATCCCACTCCCTTTTGTCCGTACCAATCAATGGATGATCGTGTTTACAGTGTTGGCTGCTCTGTTGTTCTCTCAACCCTGGATCTTGGTCATTCCGCTCTTGGTGGGGATCATTAGCTTGTCAACCGGAAAAAACCCCGCATTTTGGCTGGCGAGTCCGTTTCTGTCCAAGCCACTTGACCAATATCCGGCGGAAGACCCCGATCAACAGCGGTTTAACCAATGGATTTCCGTTATCTGTCTGGCGGTGAGCTTGATCGCATTTACACTCGGTTGGACGACAGTGGGCACCGTCTTTGCCGTGATGGTCGCCTTGGCCGCTTTCATCGCCATTCTCGGGTTCTGTATCGGTTGCTTTATCCGATATCAGTATTTGCAGTGGAAGCATCGCCGTCAAAAAGGCTGATGCGAAAGTGTGTCTCCAAATCCCTTTTATCCGGGCTGTAGAAATCTGAAACACGCTTTGATCCCGGGAGTCGTTGCCATATCGCTTCATTACCTGTTGATCGAAGCGGTATAGAAACGGCTCCCGGTTTCTTTTTCTCTCTCTTTCGCAACTCGAAGTAATGGGGTAGGATAAGATTATCCGAACGAAGCAGATGGAGAGGCGATAGAAAGATGAATCGGCACCAACGCAATATGATCACGGCGGCATTGATGGTCGCCATGTTTCTCGCAGCAGTGGAAGTGACGATTATCAATGCGGCAATGCCCACCGTTGTGACGGCATTGGGTGGAATTTCCCTGTACAGCTGGGTGTTTTCCGCATTCATGTTGGCCAATACGACGACAGTTCCCATTTACGGCAAATTGGCTGATCTCTACGGACGAAAACGTGTCTTCATCGTGGCTGTACTGTTGTTCGTCTTAGGTTCGACGTTGTGTGGACTGTCCCAATCCATGACACAACTCGTCTTGTTCCGTGCGTTGCAAGGGCTGGGAGCTGGCGGCGTTTTGCCTGTAGCGATGACGATCATCGGGGATATCTTCCCGTTTGAAGCGCGTGCCCGTGTGCAAGGATGGTTTTCCTCAGTATGGGGGGTCGCCGCCGTTATCGGTCCGTTCGTCGGCGGATGGACAGTGGAACATTTCTCTTGGCGCTGGTTATTCTGGTTTAACTTGCCGGTCGGATTGCTGGTGATCGGCATCATTGCCGTCTACCTGCCCAACCGTAAAGACGGAGAACGTCCGCATGTCGATGTGGTCGGAGCGGGACTGATGACCATATCCGTGTTTGGTTTATTATACGCCACTTTGCTCATTGGTGAAAAAGGCTGGCGAAACCCTTTGCCGTGGGGATGTATGGCGATCTCGGCCGTATTGCTGATGATCCTCATCCAGTGGGAACGTCGGGTAAAGGACCCGTTCATTCCCATCCGCCTGTTGCAGAACCGGATCATCGCTTCCAGCAATTTGACCGCATTTCTCACAGGAATGGGCATGTTCGGAGCGATTTCCTTCGTTCCCCTTTTTGTGCAGGGGGTGTTGGACGAAAGCCCGACATTGGCCGGATTGGCCATCACGCCGCAAGTGTTGGGATGGACGTTGGGCTCGATCGCGGCAGGCCGCTGGATACTGAAAAGCGGCTACCGTCCCGTCGTATTGACCGGTGTAAGCTTGATTGTCGCCGCAGCGCTGATATTCGTCGGCATGGGACAGAACACCGCGTACGGATGGGTGCTGGCAACCATGTGCGCATTGGGTTTGGGTCTGGGCTTGTCCATGACCACATACATTTTGGCCATCCAAAATGCCGTTTCCATGCAGGATCGTGGAGCTGCCACCTCCTCTCAGATGTTTTCCCGTTCGATGGGCGGGGCCTTCGGCGTCACCATTCTGGGAGCTGTGATGACATTCCAGTTGAAACGTGCCGTAGAGACGTCCATTCAAGCCCATCAAGGTGAATGGAGCCCGGAAACAATCGACAAGTTGCGGCATATGCAGGGAATCACTTCTCCGGAGTCCCTTGCGCAACTGCCTGCCTGGTTGAATGCTGAAATGGGGAGGTGGCTGGCGCACTCCTTGCACGCGGTCTTTTTGACGGCCACTGTTTTCAGCCTGTTGGCGTTAATCGTGGCTGCCGTATGGATACCCAAAGGAAGTGCGCAATCGATGGCGTTTCCGGAAGAAACGACACCATAACCATATGATTGTCCACATAGGTGATGAGGAGAAATTGGGCCACGGGAACAGCCGGTCAATGACCACCCAGTCAATGAATCGGAGGTGGCCGATGTTTGAAACCCATAAGACGTATTTCGACCACGGTTGAGATCGCACTTGGGCTCAGTTCCATCCTGTGCGGTCATGCGCTGATGCTCATCGTCACCAAGGGGGCCGCGTTGTGGTTTCTCGGATTTGTGCAACTCGCATATGTGCTGCCGGCCGGTCTGTGGGCACGCAAACGGGGATATCGGAAGATGCGGCATGTGATCACCCTCATGGCGGGGCTGACGTTGCTCCTGAACATCCTGGCATGGATCGCGATATTTTCACTCTGGACGAAGCCGTTGGGATGATCTCAGTCCCGTCACGTTTCAAAAATCGAATGAGTGTCCATATTAAATCACACACCCCTCCCACTCTACGAAAAGGATGTCATATCACATGAAACATACCGTTCTCATCGTCAATCCGAACGCCGGGGACGGCTCCCTGCTCTCCACCATCGACGAAATTCTCCTCCGTTTTCGTCGGGCGGGCATGTCTGTTTCCTTCCATCAAACCGCACGTCCAGGCGAGGGAGCGCAAATTGTCCGGGCAGAGGCGGAAAATGCCGATCTGATCGTCGTCGGTGGAGGGGACGGTACGTTAGCAGAAATGGTCAACGCATTGGCACCGCTCCCCCGTCGTCCACACATGGCCATTTTGCCCGGCGGCACGTGCAATGATTTTTCCCGCACACTGGGAATATCCCAAGATCCAATGGAAGCGGCGGAGCAAATCCTGTCCGGTCGGGAACGTTCGGTCGATGTGGGGTTTGATGGTCGAAGCTATTTTCTCAACTTTTGGGGGATCGGTCTCATCACGGAAGTATCCTCGGATATCGACCCGAAAGAGAAGGAGCGGTTCGGGCGGCTGGCCTACTATTTCAATGCACTGAAACATGCCGTCAATCCAACTCCGTTTACATTGCATCTGGAGGCGGATGACGTATCCTATCACGGTCCGGCGCAGTTACTCATCGCCGGTAACGGTGCCTACCTGGGCGGTTATCGGACGTTTTTCCCGACGAGCCGTGTGGATGACGGCCTGATGGACGTGTTTCTGGTGAAGGATGCCTCCTTCGACAGTCTCTGGTCCTGGCTCCGCTCTCATTGGGCAGGAAAACCGCCGGAAGGAGAAGACGTTCTCTATTTTCGGACCCACCAAATGCATGTTGAAACCTCCTCGCCGCAATTGATCGATTGCGACGGGGAAAAGAAAGGTACGACACCGGCCACTCTTTCCGTTTTTCCCGACCATCTGACGATGCTGGTAGGGAAGCAGCACACATTTTGACAACCATTCGGTTGATCTCGCGGACAATTCCCCCCAATCATCATTCACAAAAAAATCAGAACATAGATCATCGAAGACATGGATGCATTACGATTCATCCGTGTCTTTTTTTGGTCTGTTGAAACAAACGTTCCTGTATAGCTGAAAGCAGAATGAGGCCATTCAAAAAAGAAAGGTGGCCTTTTCCTCACAAGGCAACCCCTAAGCAGAACGAAACAAACAGAGGAAGTGGAAAAAGGCTCACCTGAATTGGACTCGCAAAGATACGACACAGCCCTGCTCATCGATCAGCCGATTTTACCGCCTGCAAATGATCAGTTTGGTTGATGCGAACCAATTGCCAACCGTGATCCGGATGGAAGGTGACGGATGTCACTCCCGTATTGGTCAGTCTGACATTCAACTCATTGCGCTGCTCATGCGCGATGGCCATCAAACCGGCATGCATACTGCTACCGTGGCCGACAACGACCACATGGGCACCAGGATGCCGTCGGGCGATCCACTCCCACTGCTCGGCGATGCGCCGACTCAACTCGTCAAATCGTTCGACCCCGTAGCGTCCACCTTCTGCCCAAACTTTCTTCCAATCGGGATATTGCTCTTCCAACTCTTCGAACGATATGCCTTCCCACTCCCCAAACGACCGCTCCCGCAGTCCCTGCAGCGGGTTGACGGTCAACCCGTGGACACGGGCAATCGCTTCCGCCGTTTCCACCGCACGCTTGAGATCACTGGCATATACAGCATCCACCGGACGTGTGCGCATCCACTCGGCCAATAACCGCGCCTGCTCTTTTCCGTTTTCATTCAGCGGGATGTCAAGACGTCCCTGAATCCGCCTTTCTTGGTTGTACACTGTTTCCCCGTGGCGAATCAGCCATAAATGTGTTTCCATGCTTCTCCTCTCCCTCTCATTGCAACAGTTGAAAACGTTGTCCCGATTCGTCCCAGATCCATTCAAACGTACGTTTGACTTTTCCATTCGGCTCCAACTGGTCCACCAGCAACAGATCGGCTTTTTGCTTGGGGTTGCGGGCGATCAAAACAATCCGATAGTACAAGGATTGACCGGCTGACAATATTCTACCTTGATGAACCAACCCGTTGCTGCCACCTTGGTCAACAGCACGCCCGCTGTCGTCAATTATAACAAATCTCTTGGCTATTCCCTGATACACAATCCCCGGCTCCCGCACAGCCGGCGGTAAAGCTTCCTGAACAGCCAACAGAACACCATACCCGCGCTTGGTCAACTCCCCACGAAACACAATGTTTCCCCCGCCAGGCAATACCGTATTGACCAGCCGGGAGAGCGACTGTTCTGATCGCTCGGGTCGCAATGCATCTATCTCCATGGAGCAAAAAAAGGGTTCTGGACCTTTTTGCGCCCCAATCGAAGCACCCACTACCGTCCATCGATCGGGAAAATCCGGGTGACGGATCACATACATCTCGGAAGCCGGCCGGAGGGCGGATGTTCGCCAATCTTGTTGCGCCAGCTTCCATTTCCTCCCTTGGCCGTCTTGGACGAGGATGGACAAAGTCGGTGTTTTCCAGTCAGTTCGAATGAGATAGTTGCCGGGACCAGGGATGCGCACAGCCTGATCAAATCGCCATTTCAAAGGTTTAGCTGGCGCCTTGATTCGGTACCCCATGTCGATGGTTTCCTGAGCAATTTGCAATTGTTCTTCCGCTTCGCTCTGTTTCTGGGAATCATCCGTCGCATGCAACCGTTCAGCGGAAGGTACGTACAGCGTTTCTTCAATCCTCTGCTGTACGGTGTGGTACAACTGAATGCGATAGGCTTGTGCCTCCCGATCAAACGTCATCACTGCCAGAAAGACGCCATCGTAGCTGTACCCCAACAAATACGCATGCTGAGAAGCATACTGTTGAAACCCCTTTCTGGCAATCAATGAACGAAGACTCGGCACCTCCCGGTCAGCATACGGGACAAACGCCGCAGATTCCGAACGGGAAAGATGTGAGACCCGTGTCCCCGATTGGAAGTCGTCTCCCCATTGGCAACCCGCCAACAAGCTGACGAGCAACCACATCCCCAGCATCGTCCAACGGACTGCCAATATCCGCCACCCCTCATATGGAACGTTTGTACTCCATCTTATCGCAACAAAAACATCCTCACTATCCTTTTTATGTCTTTCATGGGTGCATAATCTGTTTTTTCCGTCTCAAAATAGATGGTAGAACATTAGCGAAAGGAAGATGAAGATGGGCACCATGGTACGATCCGACCAGCCGGATGTCAAACCTTTGGCGCGATTACGGCAAAATGTGTCGCAAGCAATCCGGCGTTTTTTTTCCGATCCCTGGGAGATTGAAGATGATTTTCTCGGAAGGGCCGCCGATTTCCTTCCACGAATCAATATCGAGGAACAGACGGACCGATATGTAGTCGAAGCCGAACTGCCGGGAATGGAGGCAAAAGAGATTGAGATCACCGTCTACGACGGCGTATTGACCATCCGGGGGGAAAAAAGACGGAAAACCGAAAGACAGGACACACGACTCTATCGGGTGGAGAGCCGATACGGCGCCTTCCGTAGATCGTTGGCTCTACCGGCCGATGCAGACCTTAAACGAATCCATGTCGAAAACGAAAACGGGATGTTCTACATCACTGTTCCGAAAAACCCAGATGTCTCCCGTCTCCACATCAGCGTACGGAACAAGCGTGACAAATAAAAAGCCGATCCGTTACCATGGATCGGCTGCCCATCCTTATTCTTTGACCGCTCCGGCCGTGATGCCGGAGATAATGCGCCGCTGGAAGATCAGTACCATGATCACCAACGGGATTGTCACAATGATGGATGCTGCGGAGATCTCCCCCCA
This window contains:
- a CDS encoding DUF4395 domain-containing protein, with protein sequence MSGIPLPFVRTNQWMIVFTVLAALLFSQPWILVIPLLVGIISLSTGKNPAFWLASPFLSKPLDQYPAEDPDQQRFNQWISVICLAVSLIAFTLGWTTVGTVFAVMVALAAFIAILGFCIGCFIRYQYLQWKHRRQKG
- a CDS encoding MDR family MFS transporter yields the protein MNRHQRNMITAALMVAMFLAAVEVTIINAAMPTVVTALGGISLYSWVFSAFMLANTTTVPIYGKLADLYGRKRVFIVAVLLFVLGSTLCGLSQSMTQLVLFRALQGLGAGGVLPVAMTIIGDIFPFEARARVQGWFSSVWGVAAVIGPFVGGWTVEHFSWRWLFWFNLPVGLLVIGIIAVYLPNRKDGERPHVDVVGAGLMTISVFGLLYATLLIGEKGWRNPLPWGCMAISAVLLMILIQWERRVKDPFIPIRLLQNRIIASSNLTAFLTGMGMFGAISFVPLFVQGVLDESPTLAGLAITPQVLGWTLGSIAAGRWILKSGYRPVVLTGVSLIVAAALIFVGMGQNTAYGWVLATMCALGLGLGLSMTTYILAIQNAVSMQDRGAATSSQMFSRSMGGAFGVTILGAVMTFQLKRAVETSIQAHQGEWSPETIDKLRHMQGITSPESLAQLPAWLNAEMGRWLAHSLHAVFLTATVFSLLALIVAAVWIPKGSAQSMAFPEETTP
- a CDS encoding diacylglycerol/lipid kinase family protein, which codes for MKHTVLIVNPNAGDGSLLSTIDEILLRFRRAGMSVSFHQTARPGEGAQIVRAEAENADLIVVGGGDGTLAEMVNALAPLPRRPHMAILPGGTCNDFSRTLGISQDPMEAAEQILSGRERSVDVGFDGRSYFLNFWGIGLITEVSSDIDPKEKERFGRLAYYFNALKHAVNPTPFTLHLEADDVSYHGPAQLLIAGNGAYLGGYRTFFPTSRVDDGLMDVFLVKDASFDSLWSWLRSHWAGKPPEGEDVLYFRTHQMHVETSSPQLIDCDGEKKGTTPATLSVFPDHLTMLVGKQHTF
- a CDS encoding histidine phosphatase family protein translates to METHLWLIRHGETVYNQERRIQGRLDIPLNENGKEQARLLAEWMRTRPVDAVYASDLKRAVETAEAIARVHGLTVNPLQGLRERSFGEWEGISFEELEEQYPDWKKVWAEGGRYGVERFDELSRRIAEQWEWIARRHPGAHVVVVGHGSSMHAGLMAIAHEQRNELNVRLTNTGVTSVTFHPDHGWQLVRINQTDHLQAVKSADR
- a CDS encoding Hsp20/alpha crystallin family protein — its product is MGTMVRSDQPDVKPLARLRQNVSQAIRRFFSDPWEIEDDFLGRAADFLPRINIEEQTDRYVVEAELPGMEAKEIEITVYDGVLTIRGEKRRKTERQDTRLYRVESRYGAFRRSLALPADADLKRIHVENENGMFYITVPKNPDVSRLHISVRNKRDK